In Flavobacteriales bacterium, the following are encoded in one genomic region:
- a CDS encoding thioredoxin family protein: protein MKVTKEFYNELPDFDVYYQHIQELFEDGKTTGTNQSEAMLNYTKLSLTRTKRGLKTYRLTEELVDKVKTHPTKNWLLISEAWCGDAGNIIPIMKLLADEVGGITLKVMIRDEYPEVMENYLTNGAKAIPIFVLFDEDFNEVKRWGPRPAPAQNMVMEHKTNPQLSYEEFSVELQKWYVKDKTHTLQEELVELFS from the coding sequence ATGAAAGTGACAAAAGAATTTTACAACGAATTACCTGATTTTGATGTTTATTATCAGCATATTCAGGAGTTATTTGAAGACGGGAAGACTACAGGTACAAACCAGTCTGAAGCAATGTTGAACTATACCAAATTGTCTTTAACAAGAACAAAGAGAGGGTTGAAGACTTATCGGTTAACTGAGGAGTTGGTGGATAAAGTAAAAACACACCCTACTAAAAATTGGTTGCTAATATCAGAAGCTTGGTGTGGAGATGCAGGAAACATTATTCCAATTATGAAATTGCTAGCTGATGAGGTAGGTGGCATAACATTAAAAGTGATGATTAGGGATGAATACCCTGAAGTGATGGAGAATTATTTAACAAATGGAGCCAAAGCAATTCCCATTTTTGTGTTGTTTGATGAGGATTTTAATGAAGTTAAAAGATGGGGGCCTAGACCAGCTCCAGCTCAAAATATGGTAATGGAGCATAAAACTAATCCACAATTGTCCTATGAAGAGTTTAGTGTGGAATTACAAAAATGGTATGTAAAAGATAAAACACACACGTTACAAGAAGAGTTAGTAGAATTGTTTAGTTAG
- a CDS encoding DUF4412 domain-containing protein, translating into MKLNIKKLAFTVLTAGIISFGAQAQFEGVIDFEKNVGSVSVNYRYFVKGDHIRIEEVADDGAVEGIQLIDLTKKTMYAISPEQKLYMEAPNRRPAGEFNVEVERTGKTKEILGKKCKEIVVTSTAKDRKIIYWVTKGDYDFFIPMLVALNRKENQSLFFQKIENIDGFFPMLSQEYILSTNRLVSELKTKEVKAKANEASIFEIPSDYKKFER; encoded by the coding sequence ATGAAATTAAACATTAAGAAACTTGCTTTTACGGTATTAACAGCAGGAATTATATCATTCGGAGCGCAGGCTCAATTTGAAGGAGTAATCGATTTTGAAAAAAATGTTGGAAGTGTTAGTGTTAACTACAGATACTTCGTCAAAGGAGACCATATTAGAATCGAAGAAGTTGCTGATGATGGAGCTGTTGAGGGTATACAATTAATTGATTTAACTAAAAAAACAATGTATGCTATCAGCCCTGAGCAAAAGTTATACATGGAAGCTCCAAATAGACGTCCTGCAGGAGAATTTAACGTTGAAGTTGAAAGAACAGGAAAAACTAAAGAAATTTTAGGTAAAAAATGTAAAGAAATTGTTGTTACAAGTACAGCAAAAGATCGAAAAATTATCTATTGGGTTACTAAAGGAGATTATGACTTTTTCATTCCAATGCTTGTTGCATTAAACAGAAAAGAAAATCAATCATTGTTTTTCCAAAAAATTGAAAACATTGACGGATTCTTCCCAATGTTGAGTCAAGAATATATTCTTTCTACTAACCGTTTAGTTTCAGAATTAAAAACAAAAGAAGTAAAAGCAAAAGCAAATGAAGCTAGTATTTTTGAAATCCCTAGCGATTATAAAAAGTTTGAAAGATAA
- a CDS encoding metallophosphoesterase yields the protein MNIFVFLLLFFIVGGLIELYVFQAIKQLTKNKTLQKLWLAIPILIFVNLAYGFITTPRTEGQTIQLQWALGLVLINVVPKLFILILLLIEDLNRGSQRIFKLFKGTPSTPIKGRRKFISQLALGIAAIPFSSFLYGIIKGRYNFKVIKYQLFFDDLPKAFDGFTITQISDIHSGSFTNKEKVQYGVDLINEQKSDLLLFTGDIVNNKATEMDQWISIFKQLNAPYGKYSVLGNHDYGEYNEWKTPEDKAANFQAIKDIHPKIGFELLLNESRTIEKEGQKIALIGVENWGKQFKKAGDLKLASQHVHQDDFKILMSHDPSHWELEVKKDDFNYQLTLSGHTHGLQFGIEIPGFIKWSPSKYVYKQWAGLYQELGRYINVNRGFGYHAFPGRVGIWPEITVIELKQSNNSSSSNRK from the coding sequence ATGAATATTTTTGTTTTTTTATTGCTCTTCTTCATCGTTGGAGGTTTAATAGAACTCTATGTTTTTCAGGCGATAAAACAGTTGACCAAAAACAAGACATTACAAAAGCTTTGGTTGGCGATTCCTATTTTAATTTTCGTTAATCTAGCCTATGGATTTATTACAACCCCTAGAACTGAGGGACAAACAATACAATTACAATGGGCTTTGGGGCTTGTTTTAATCAATGTAGTCCCTAAGTTATTTATTCTCATCCTTCTGTTGATTGAAGACCTCAACAGGGGGAGTCAACGAATTTTCAAACTTTTTAAGGGTACACCATCTACTCCAATAAAAGGGAGAAGAAAATTTATTTCACAATTAGCTTTGGGAATAGCAGCTATTCCATTTTCTAGTTTTCTATATGGAATTATTAAAGGAAGGTATAATTTCAAAGTCATTAAATACCAATTGTTTTTCGATGATTTACCTAAAGCTTTTGACGGCTTTACCATTACTCAAATTTCTGATATACATTCTGGAAGCTTTACCAACAAAGAAAAAGTTCAATATGGAGTTGACTTAATTAATGAGCAAAAATCTGATTTGTTGTTATTTACTGGGGACATTGTAAATAATAAAGCAACTGAAATGGACCAATGGATTTCTATTTTTAAGCAATTAAACGCTCCCTATGGTAAATATTCGGTATTGGGTAATCATGATTATGGTGAATATAACGAATGGAAAACACCAGAAGATAAAGCAGCTAATTTTCAAGCGATAAAAGACATTCATCCCAAAATTGGGTTTGAACTGTTATTAAATGAAAGTAGAACAATTGAAAAAGAGGGACAAAAAATAGCTTTAATTGGAGTTGAAAACTGGGGAAAACAATTCAAAAAAGCAGGAGACTTAAAATTGGCTAGTCAACATGTTCATCAAGACGACTTTAAAATATTAATGAGTCACGACCCTAGTCATTGGGAATTGGAAGTGAAAAAAGATGACTTTAATTACCAATTGACATTAAGTGGCCATACCCATGGGCTACAATTTGGCATAGAAATACCTGGATTCATCAAATGGAGTCCCTCTAAATATGTCTATAAACAATGGGCTGGATTGTATCAAGAATTGGGTAGATATATTAATGTGAACAGAGGCTTTGGCTATCATGCTTTCCCTGGAAGAGTTGGGATATGGCCAGAAATCACAGTCATTGAATTGAAGCAATCCAACAACTCATCAAGTTCCAACAGAAAATAG
- a CDS encoding M1 family metallopeptidase, whose protein sequence is MKQFVTLLIILAFIQTSCSAQRGYWQQHAKYKMDIDMDAKKHQFKGEQELVYTNNSPDTLHHVFYHLYYNAFQPGSMMDVRSRTIIDPDPRVGDRIVHLKPDEIGFHKINSLTQNGKALKYNVVGTILEVQLATPILPGKKSTFKMSFDSQVPVQIRRTGRNNQEGVDYSMTQWYPKMCEYDKDGWHANPYIGREFHGIWGDFDVKITIDKDYLLGGTGYVQNPQEVGKGYEDKNKKIKIQKGNPNKLTWHFYAPQVHDFAWAADPEFTHDTTALDNGTILHFIYMKDTLQERWSKLKPEAKKSFEFVNKNFGEYPYKQYSVIQGGDGGMEYPMCTLITAHSSFKGLVSVTVHESIHSWFQGLMATNESKYAWMDEGFTTFAQYKTMDYLNNGGALNPIARQYGGYKRVVEANRQEPLTTHADFYKSNAVYGNNAYSKGAILLMQLSYIVGDAAVMRGMKRYFDEWHFKHPTPQDFKRIIEKESNMELDWYFEQFVGTTNTIDYSIKSVTKKDGKTNITLARKGDMPMPIDLVVKLKDGSLKWYYIPMRIMRNNKGEDLYEIPRVNKAAWPWVYPEYELIIDEAIENIEAIEIDPSTRMADINRENNYYPKEQKDESIKFDGK, encoded by the coding sequence ATGAAACAATTCGTCACATTATTAATCATTTTAGCTTTTATTCAAACATCATGCTCTGCACAGCGCGGTTACTGGCAACAACATGCGAAATACAAGATGGATATCGATATGGATGCTAAAAAGCATCAGTTTAAAGGAGAACAAGAGTTAGTCTATACCAATAACTCTCCCGATACATTACACCATGTTTTTTATCATTTGTATTACAATGCTTTTCAACCCGGATCGATGATGGATGTTCGTTCAAGAACTATTATTGATCCTGACCCAAGAGTGGGGGATCGTATTGTACATTTAAAACCTGATGAAATTGGTTTTCATAAAATTAATAGCTTAACTCAAAACGGAAAAGCTTTAAAATATAATGTCGTTGGTACTATTTTAGAGGTTCAACTCGCAACTCCTATTTTACCTGGGAAAAAGTCAACCTTTAAAATGAGTTTCGACAGTCAGGTTCCTGTACAAATTAGAAGAACGGGAAGAAACAATCAAGAGGGTGTGGATTATTCAATGACACAATGGTATCCTAAAATGTGTGAATATGACAAAGATGGTTGGCATGCTAACCCTTATATTGGAAGAGAATTCCATGGGATTTGGGGTGATTTTGATGTTAAAATCACGATTGATAAAGACTACTTATTAGGCGGAACGGGATATGTTCAAAACCCACAAGAAGTGGGGAAAGGATACGAGGATAAAAACAAAAAAATAAAAATACAAAAAGGAAACCCTAATAAACTAACATGGCATTTCTACGCTCCACAAGTTCACGATTTTGCTTGGGCTGCTGATCCAGAATTTACTCACGACACAACTGCGTTGGACAATGGTACTATCTTACACTTTATCTATATGAAAGATACCTTGCAAGAACGTTGGTCCAAACTAAAGCCTGAAGCCAAAAAAAGTTTTGAGTTTGTTAATAAAAACTTTGGCGAATATCCTTACAAACAGTATTCAGTAATTCAAGGAGGTGATGGAGGAATGGAATATCCAATGTGTACCTTAATTACTGCTCATAGTAGCTTTAAAGGACTGGTAAGTGTTACTGTTCATGAATCCATTCACAGTTGGTTTCAAGGGTTAATGGCGACTAATGAAAGTAAATATGCTTGGATGGACGAAGGGTTTACCACTTTTGCTCAGTATAAAACGATGGATTACCTCAATAATGGAGGTGCTTTGAACCCTATCGCTAGACAATATGGAGGATATAAACGTGTTGTTGAAGCCAACAGACAGGAACCTTTAACTACGCATGCTGATTTTTATAAAAGCAATGCCGTTTATGGGAACAATGCTTATTCAAAAGGGGCGATCTTATTAATGCAATTAAGCTATATTGTTGGTGATGCTGCTGTAATGCGTGGGATGAAACGTTATTTTGATGAATGGCATTTTAAACACCCTACTCCACAAGACTTTAAGCGCATCATAGAAAAAGAATCAAATATGGAATTGGATTGGTACTTTGAACAATTTGTTGGAACAACCAATACCATTGATTACAGTATTAAGTCGGTTACTAAAAAAGATGGAAAAACAAACATTACACTTGCTAGAAAAGGAGACATGCCAATGCCAATAGATTTAGTTGTAAAACTAAAAGATGGTTCTTTAAAATGGTACTATATTCCTATGCGAATTATGAGAAACAATAAGGGGGAAGACCTTTATGAAATCCCTAGAGTTAATAAGGCTGCTTGGCCTTGGGTTTATCCAGAATATGAACTAATTATTGACGAAGCTATTGAAAACATTGAAGCTATTGAAATAGACCCATCAACAAGAATGGCTGACATTAACCGCGAAAACAATTACTATCCTAAAGAACAAAAGGATGAAAGCATTAAATTTGATGGAAAATGA
- the yidD gene encoding membrane protein insertion efficiency factor YidD, which translates to MKTILSYIVLFPVKLYQWIISPLFPATCRHTPTCSVYTVEAVKEWGPLKGIWLGMKRLAKCHPWGTSGYDPVPRKCNHEHCNHAH; encoded by the coding sequence ATGAAAACCATTTTAAGCTATATCGTTTTATTTCCTGTTAAACTTTATCAATGGATTATTTCTCCCTTATTTCCTGCTACCTGTAGACACACCCCTACTTGTTCTGTTTATACTGTTGAAGCAGTAAAGGAATGGGGACCACTAAAGGGCATTTGGCTAGGAATGAAACGGTTAGCAAAATGTCATCCATGGGGAACATCTGGGTATGACCCAGTCCCTCGAAAATGCAATCACGAACACTGTAATCACGCGCACTAA
- the rho gene encoding transcription termination factor Rho yields the protein MYDIAQLRSKKVVELREIAAELKLTRVDKLKKEELVYKILDEQAVVSASEISKPKPKRPRTNRKEKLASSENKPTKAVATEKESKTTETTDRDSKNKETKKPVKQTNSTNKNETKKPVKQANTSNKNEVKETQKKEAEDTSNKQKKQHPPKKTDNSKANANNPNHPSYKGNKPQNNNSQRNANQNQRNNPNQKQIRKPQTTAEELGYNFDNLIASEGVLEVMQDGYGFLRSSDYHYLPSPDDVYVSHSQIKLFGLKTGDTIKGSIRPPKIGERYFPLIKFLKINGREPNEIKDRVPFKYLTPLFPTEKLKLTGHSKETLSTRVMDLFAPIGKGQRGMIVAQPKTGKTVLLKDVANAIASNHPEVYLMVLLIDERPEEVTDMQRSVNAEVIASTFDEPAERHVKVANIVLEKAKRLVESGHDVCILLDSITRLARAYNTVMPASGKVLTGGVDANALHKPKRFFGAARKIENGGSLTILATALTETGSKMDEVIFEEFKGTGNMELQLDRKIANRRIFPAIDILTSGTRREDLLLSKESLQRVWLLRKYMADMKSVEAMEFLKDRMQASRTNEEFLASMNG from the coding sequence ATGTACGATATAGCTCAACTAAGAAGCAAAAAAGTTGTTGAATTACGCGAAATCGCCGCTGAGTTAAAATTAACAAGGGTAGATAAGCTTAAAAAAGAAGAATTAGTTTATAAGATTCTAGATGAACAAGCTGTAGTATCTGCATCGGAAATTTCAAAGCCTAAGCCTAAAAGGCCTAGAACCAATCGTAAAGAAAAATTGGCTAGTTCTGAAAACAAACCAACAAAAGCGGTTGCTACTGAAAAAGAATCAAAAACAACTGAAACTACTGATAGAGATTCTAAAAACAAGGAAACGAAGAAGCCTGTTAAACAAACAAACTCGACGAACAAAAACGAGACAAAAAAGCCTGTTAAACAAGCCAACACTTCCAACAAAAACGAAGTTAAAGAAACTCAAAAAAAAGAAGCAGAAGACACCTCTAACAAACAGAAAAAACAGCATCCCCCAAAAAAGACTGACAACAGTAAGGCTAACGCCAACAACCCTAACCACCCTAGTTATAAAGGGAACAAACCTCAGAACAACAATTCTCAAAGAAACGCTAATCAAAATCAGCGTAACAACCCTAATCAAAAGCAAATTAGAAAACCGCAAACGACAGCAGAGGAATTGGGGTATAACTTTGATAACTTAATTGCCAGCGAGGGGGTTTTAGAAGTCATGCAAGATGGCTACGGTTTCTTACGTTCTTCTGACTATCATTATTTACCATCTCCAGATGATGTTTATGTTTCACATTCACAAATCAAGCTATTTGGTTTAAAAACTGGAGATACGATTAAAGGAAGCATTCGTCCTCCTAAAATTGGAGAACGTTATTTCCCATTAATTAAATTCTTAAAGATTAATGGTCGCGAACCTAACGAAATTAAAGACCGTGTACCATTTAAATACTTAACACCACTTTTCCCTACAGAAAAACTAAAGTTAACAGGACACAGTAAAGAAACACTTTCTACTCGTGTTATGGACTTATTTGCACCTATAGGAAAAGGGCAAAGAGGAATGATCGTAGCTCAACCTAAAACAGGGAAAACTGTTTTATTAAAAGATGTAGCTAATGCTATTGCTAGTAACCACCCTGAGGTTTACTTAATGGTTCTTTTAATTGATGAACGTCCTGAAGAGGTTACCGATATGCAACGTAGTGTAAATGCTGAGGTTATCGCCTCTACATTTGACGAACCAGCAGAAAGACATGTAAAAGTTGCGAATATTGTATTAGAAAAAGCAAAGAGATTAGTAGAAAGTGGACACGATGTTTGTATTTTATTAGACTCTATCACTCGTTTAGCACGAGCTTACAATACCGTAATGCCAGCTTCTGGAAAAGTCTTAACTGGTGGAGTTGACGCAAATGCTTTACACAAACCAAAACGATTCTTTGGTGCTGCTCGTAAAATTGAAAATGGAGGTTCTCTAACCATTTTAGCTACTGCGTTAACTGAAACTGGTTCTAAAATGGATGAAGTTATTTTCGAAGAGTTTAAAGGTACTGGTAATATGGAGTTACAATTGGATCGTAAGATTGCCAATAGAAGAATATTCCCAGCCATAGATATTCTAACATCTGGAACAAGAAGAGAAGACTTATTATTAAGCAAAGAATCTCTACAACGTGTTTGGCTATTAAGAAAATATATGGCAGACATGAAATCTGTTGAAGCGATGGAATTCTTAAAAGACCGTATGCAAGCGAGTAGAACTAATGAAGAGTTCTTAGCTTCTATGAATGGATAA
- a CDS encoding amidohydrolase, whose product MLKIDMHTHIMPKNLPRWADKFGYDGFIHLDHHREGYANMMQGEKFFREINENCWDGAVRIKEYQQHETQVQVVCTIPVLFAYFAKPKDGLEVAQFLNDDIANLVAKYPKNYVGLGTIPMQDPELAVQELHRIKEIGLVGIQIGSNVDNKNLNEPEFYPIWEACEKLGLAIFVHPWNMMGKKHMEKYWLPWLVGMPAETARAISSMIFGGIFEKFPKLRVNFGHAGGSFLATIGRIEHGFNCRPDLVAVDNPINPKDYLGKFWVDCITHDPRMLKYVLEVQGSNRVTLGSDYPFPLGDLEIGKFVTEAGLEKPVVDDIFCNSTLEWLNLDKKLFL is encoded by the coding sequence ATGCTTAAAATTGACATGCACACGCACATCATGCCTAAAAATCTTCCACGTTGGGCCGACAAATTTGGTTATGACGGTTTTATCCATTTGGATCATCATAGGGAGGGTTATGCTAACATGATGCAAGGAGAAAAGTTCTTTAGAGAAATCAATGAGAACTGTTGGGACGGAGCGGTTAGAATTAAGGAATATCAGCAGCATGAAACGCAAGTTCAAGTTGTATGTACGATTCCTGTATTATTCGCTTATTTTGCCAAGCCTAAAGACGGATTAGAAGTCGCTCAGTTTCTAAATGACGACATCGCTAATTTAGTAGCAAAATATCCTAAAAACTATGTTGGTCTGGGGACTATTCCGATGCAAGACCCTGAACTTGCTGTGCAGGAGCTACATCGAATAAAAGAAATCGGTTTAGTAGGTATACAAATTGGTTCTAACGTTGACAATAAAAACTTGAATGAACCTGAGTTTTACCCTATTTGGGAAGCTTGTGAAAAATTAGGGTTAGCCATATTTGTTCATCCATGGAATATGATGGGAAAAAAGCACATGGAAAAATACTGGTTGCCATGGTTGGTTGGAATGCCTGCTGAAACAGCACGAGCTATTTCATCGATGATTTTTGGTGGAATATTCGAAAAATTCCCTAAACTAAGAGTCAACTTTGGACATGCAGGCGGCTCTTTCTTGGCTACAATTGGTAGAATAGAACATGGGTTTAATTGCCGTCCGGACTTAGTCGCTGTAGACAATCCAATTAATCCCAAAGATTATTTAGGAAAATTTTGGGTCGATTGTATCACGCATGACCCAAGGATGTTAAAATATGTATTAGAAGTTCAAGGCTCTAATCGAGTTACTTTGGGAAGCGATTATCCATTTCCACTAGGGGATTTAGAAATTGGAAAGTTTGTTACAGAAGCTGGTTTAGAAAAACCTGTAGTTGATGACATTTTTTGTAACAGCACACTTGAATGGTTAAACCTTGACAAAAAGCTATTCCTGTAA
- a CDS encoding GH3 auxin-responsive promoter family protein has translation MNKRIGKPFNSIFSWIIKKRIHQIDLFKKHPIEVQNELIESLITRAKNTEFGKKHHFSSIENYLDFTKNIPIQDYSSLKPYIDRNIKGEQNLLWPEEVKWFAKSSGTTTGKSKFIPVTKEVIEDCHYKGGKDLLGMYYNHHPNTQLFNGKHLILGGSSQINYFNHQSYFGDLSAIIVNNLPWWCEWRRTPKKEITLMENWNEKLPKMVESTVNEDVMILAGVPSWTLVFLKQVLEHTQKDNIMEVWPNLELYMHGGVNFEPYRSQFEAIIKNKNMNYVQTYNASEGFFAIQDQVKATDMLLMLDYGIYYEFLPLEELHKEHPKTLELKDVETGINYALIITTSAGLWRYMIGDTIQFTHLKPHRIIVTGRTSQFINTFGEEVMVDNTDNAIRIACERTNSSVKDYTLAPVFMKEDETGGHEWIIEFYKQPKNIDFFVDVLDNALKSLNSDYEAKRSNDLTIRKPIIHIAKTGIFHDWLTSKDKLGGQHKIPRLSNNRILIEELLALMK, from the coding sequence ATGAATAAGCGAATTGGAAAACCTTTCAATTCTATTTTTTCGTGGATCATAAAAAAAAGAATCCATCAAATTGACTTATTCAAAAAACACCCTATAGAAGTTCAAAACGAACTCATAGAATCACTTATAACGCGTGCAAAGAATACTGAATTCGGGAAGAAGCATCATTTTTCATCCATAGAGAATTACCTCGATTTCACTAAAAACATTCCTATTCAGGACTACAGTTCCTTAAAACCTTACATTGACAGAAATATAAAAGGCGAGCAAAATTTACTTTGGCCAGAAGAAGTTAAATGGTTTGCAAAATCATCAGGAACAACGACAGGGAAAAGTAAGTTTATTCCTGTGACCAAAGAGGTGATAGAAGATTGTCATTATAAAGGAGGTAAAGATCTATTGGGGATGTACTACAACCATCATCCCAATACACAACTTTTTAATGGGAAGCACCTTATTTTAGGAGGGAGTTCTCAAATTAACTATTTTAACCATCAATCCTATTTTGGGGATTTATCTGCGATTATTGTCAATAACTTACCTTGGTGGTGTGAATGGCGAAGAACCCCAAAAAAAGAAATTACATTGATGGAAAACTGGAATGAAAAACTTCCTAAAATGGTTGAATCTACCGTCAATGAAGATGTAATGATCTTAGCAGGAGTTCCTTCATGGACCCTCGTTTTTCTAAAACAAGTTTTGGAACATACTCAAAAAGACAACATCATGGAGGTGTGGCCCAACCTAGAGTTATATATGCATGGAGGTGTTAACTTTGAACCTTACCGTTCTCAATTTGAAGCCATTATAAAAAACAAGAACATGAACTATGTTCAAACCTATAATGCTAGCGAGGGCTTTTTTGCCATCCAAGATCAAGTCAAAGCCACTGATATGCTATTGATGTTGGACTATGGCATCTATTACGAATTTTTGCCACTAGAAGAACTTCATAAAGAGCACCCCAAAACGCTAGAATTAAAAGATGTTGAAACAGGCATCAATTATGCTTTGATTATCACGACTAGTGCTGGATTATGGCGTTATATGATTGGAGACACTATCCAATTTACCCATTTAAAACCGCACCGAATTATCGTAACTGGGCGAACAAGTCAATTTATCAATACGTTTGGAGAAGAGGTTATGGTAGACAACACAGACAATGCCATTCGCATTGCTTGTGAACGCACCAACTCCTCAGTCAAAGATTATACACTGGCGCCCGTTTTTATGAAAGAAGATGAAACTGGCGGACATGAGTGGATTATTGAGTTTTATAAACAACCGAAAAACATTGACTTTTTTGTTGACGTTTTAGACAATGCTTTAAAAAGTTTGAATAGTGATTATGAAGCCAAAAGATCGAATGACCTTACTATTAGAAAACCGATCATTCATATTGCAAAAACTGGCATATTTCATGATTGGTTAACTAGTAAAGATAAATTGGGGGGACAACATAAAATACCTCGTTTGTCGAACAACAGAATACTAATTGAAGAACTCTTGGCGTTAATGAAATAA